One region of Nitrospinaceae bacterium genomic DNA includes:
- a CDS encoding heme-binding sensor globin domain-containing protein: MDIELQKDFLTLKAHYRFTRDDEALLLQMKPQLESAADEFLKGFYEFIWGFGKTAEFLKDETILARHRKKIRQWYLDLFGGSYDISYFMKLYKIGEIHVKLGLPTHYVNAAFNYVRVFILGRVKKQFNNEADLTDRFKAIERVLDINLDVLTSSYREGEMSRFLSLSNVEKTLLGVLKKTSSYFNYLLAIALVMVAFFAIGLFGYDVYLLFSGKEEIEKGILTILGSLLILWAAIELIHEEMKHLRGGKFALEAFIALAIAALIRKILILSLSPAQTMDVVLYGALVLCLAIAYWLIVHQINPTKR; the protein is encoded by the coding sequence ATGGACATCGAATTACAAAAAGATTTTCTAACTTTAAAAGCGCACTACCGCTTCACCAGGGATGATGAAGCCCTGCTTTTACAAATGAAACCGCAATTGGAATCGGCGGCGGATGAATTCCTGAAGGGGTTTTATGAATTTATCTGGGGGTTTGGGAAAACAGCGGAATTCTTAAAAGACGAGACGATCCTCGCGCGGCACCGGAAGAAAATTCGTCAATGGTACCTGGATCTTTTCGGGGGCTCTTATGATATCTCGTATTTCATGAAGCTATACAAAATCGGAGAAATCCACGTCAAACTCGGTCTTCCCACCCATTATGTCAATGCGGCGTTTAATTATGTCCGGGTTTTTATCCTGGGCCGCGTCAAAAAGCAATTCAACAACGAAGCGGATTTGACGGACCGCTTCAAGGCCATTGAAAGGGTTCTCGATATCAACCTCGATGTGCTGACCAGTTCCTATCGAGAAGGAGAGATGAGCCGCTTCCTTTCCCTCTCCAACGTTGAAAAGACCTTGTTGGGCGTCTTGAAAAAAACCAGTTCCTATTTTAATTATCTGCTGGCCATCGCGTTGGTGATGGTGGCGTTTTTTGCCATTGGGCTGTTCGGTTACGACGTCTACCTGCTTTTCTCGGGAAAGGAAGAAATTGAAAAAGGAATTTTGACCATCCTCGGCAGTCTTCTGATTCTGTGGGCGGCTATCGAATTGATCCATGAAGAAATGAAGCACCTGCGCGGCGGAAAATTTGCCCTGGAAGCTTTCATCGCACTGGCCATTGCCGCACTCATTCGGAAAATACTGATCCTCTCGCTTTCTCCCGCGCAAACGATGGATGTCGTGCTGTATGGAGCGCTGGTGCTTTGTCTGGCCATTGCCTACTGGCTGATCGTGCATCAAATCAACCCCACCAAACGATAG
- a CDS encoding membrane protein gives MNFLIELLGSGPSEYNEWDIQWAPENIELILALLCVAVPLALWFFWTSLSRVPSRLKKVFLFSLRMFVFVLLGLLLLKPQLELKKSHSLKNSIAVLLDDSKSMAIKTFPTEETRIDLVRKTVEANQGYFDALKNDFNVDLFFVSDHIKSVSDANPTTGYEPRTPNTDFDRVFTQLKKQYEKKPLKGVFLFTDGADLTEGTGEASSDLMERLAGIDGPVHTFQAGTNESFKDLSIQNLDAPDFGFVHQPIDLSVSLYASSMGNRNIPLVLKEGKNILISKIVEIREDQVSYDVDLEFTPKDLGNRIYSLSVPLFAGESIGSNNTRDFQVKVIRDRTRVLHLNGRPSWDSRFLREVLVNNPKVDLLSFFILRTLGDDVAAPTSELSLIPFPSNLLFSDYLNSFDLVIFQNFRFESFIDKNLLNNIKNYVMQGGAFLMIGGELSFQGGGYERTPIEDILPVNMQRSGKQYLNEEFRPVLERNLLQHPILRLERKAEFNEKTWQSLPPLNGLNLGLVPKPGAYVLAGAEKADGKTLRPVLVATQIGKGRTAVLATDSSWNWDFRRVGEGGSGRYYQRFWNNMIAWITDAPETRLLKLETDKERYQEGEEVLIKFNILKEDYTPSAGEKVKLTIVKGTGERENQTLESDQNGDGGFQFLPELEGFYSVEAEVDRKKKKISDAVSFGVFGESAEFDKPLVNDALLKKIAAVTGGQYVVLNETRDLKDFKFENPEVLVQTKRKTYSLWDNWWSYGLLVGFLMIDWWTRRKSGLS, from the coding sequence GTGAATTTCCTCATTGAACTCCTGGGGTCCGGTCCGTCGGAATACAACGAATGGGACATCCAATGGGCTCCCGAAAATATTGAACTGATCCTCGCTCTTCTTTGCGTGGCGGTTCCTTTGGCGTTGTGGTTTTTTTGGACCAGCCTGTCACGCGTTCCTTCTCGTCTCAAAAAGGTTTTCCTGTTCAGTTTGCGAATGTTTGTATTTGTTCTCCTTGGGCTGCTTCTTCTAAAACCGCAGTTGGAATTAAAAAAAAGCCATTCCCTAAAAAACTCCATCGCCGTTTTGCTCGATGACAGTAAGAGCATGGCCATCAAAACGTTTCCCACCGAAGAGACCAGAATCGACTTGGTGCGAAAAACGGTGGAAGCGAACCAGGGATATTTTGACGCCTTAAAAAACGACTTCAACGTCGATCTGTTTTTTGTTTCCGATCATATCAAATCTGTATCCGATGCCAATCCAACCACAGGGTACGAGCCTCGGACCCCGAACACCGATTTTGATCGAGTGTTTACGCAATTAAAAAAGCAGTATGAGAAAAAGCCTTTGAAGGGCGTTTTCCTGTTCACCGATGGCGCCGATCTGACCGAGGGAACGGGCGAGGCGTCCAGCGACCTGATGGAACGTCTTGCAGGCATAGACGGTCCGGTTCATACCTTTCAGGCGGGGACCAATGAATCGTTTAAGGACCTGTCCATCCAGAATCTGGACGCTCCCGATTTTGGATTTGTTCATCAGCCGATCGACCTTTCCGTTTCCCTGTACGCCTCGTCCATGGGAAATAGAAATATTCCTCTGGTACTTAAAGAAGGAAAGAACATCCTTATTTCAAAAATTGTGGAAATTCGGGAAGACCAGGTTTCCTATGATGTGGATCTGGAGTTCACTCCCAAGGATTTGGGAAACCGGATTTACTCCTTGTCGGTTCCCTTGTTTGCAGGCGAGTCCATTGGTTCCAACAACACCCGGGATTTTCAGGTGAAGGTCATCCGCGACCGCACCCGCGTACTGCATCTCAATGGCCGGCCTTCCTGGGACTCGCGTTTTTTGCGCGAAGTGCTGGTCAACAACCCAAAGGTGGATCTGTTGTCTTTTTTCATTCTCAGAACGCTGGGCGACGACGTGGCCGCCCCCACCTCGGAACTCAGTCTGATTCCTTTTCCTTCCAACCTGTTGTTCAGCGATTATCTCAATTCGTTCGATCTGGTCATTTTTCAGAATTTTCGGTTCGAGTCGTTCATCGACAAAAACCTGCTCAATAACATCAAAAACTACGTCATGCAGGGAGGGGCGTTTTTAATGATTGGCGGGGAACTGTCCTTTCAGGGAGGCGGTTATGAACGAACTCCCATTGAGGATATATTGCCGGTCAACATGCAACGCAGCGGCAAACAATATTTGAACGAAGAGTTTCGTCCCGTACTGGAAAGAAATCTGCTTCAACACCCGATCTTACGCCTGGAAAGAAAGGCGGAGTTCAACGAAAAGACCTGGCAATCCCTTCCTCCGTTAAACGGTCTCAATCTGGGTCTCGTGCCCAAACCCGGCGCCTACGTTTTAGCGGGAGCTGAAAAAGCCGACGGCAAGACGTTACGCCCGGTTCTGGTTGCCACCCAAATAGGAAAAGGCCGAACCGCCGTACTCGCGACCGATTCGTCATGGAATTGGGATTTCCGCAGAGTGGGGGAGGGAGGCAGTGGCAGGTATTATCAAAGGTTCTGGAACAACATGATCGCCTGGATCACCGACGCCCCTGAGACGCGCCTCTTAAAGCTGGAAACAGATAAGGAAAGATACCAGGAGGGTGAAGAGGTTCTCATCAAGTTCAATATCCTGAAGGAAGACTACACTCCCTCTGCCGGAGAAAAGGTGAAACTGACCATCGTCAAGGGCACCGGGGAACGCGAAAACCAAACATTGGAATCGGATCAAAACGGTGACGGCGGTTTTCAGTTTCTTCCTGAGCTTGAGGGATTTTATTCCGTCGAAGCGGAAGTGGACCGCAAAAAAAAGAAGATTTCCGACGCCGTAAGCTTCGGTGTTTTCGGAGAATCCGCGGAGTTCGACAAGCCCCTGGTCAACGATGCCCTGTTGAAGAAAATTGCCGCGGTGACTGGCGGTCAATACGTGGTGCTGAACGAAACCCGGGATCTGAAGGATTTTAAGTTTGAGAATCCTGAAGTCCTGGTGCAAACGAAAAGAAAAACCTATTCCTTGTGGGACAACTGGTGGTCCTACGGACTTCTGGTTGGATTTCTCATGATTGACTGGTGGACTCGCAGGAAATCCGGTTTGAGTTAG
- the phnW gene encoding 2-aminoethylphosphonate--pyruvate transaminase: MISKPYKMNPLKPHVLLNPGPVNVTPRVRDALLRGDLCHREVEFADLMGSIRKKLLKVFDIENEYTPVLISGSGTAALEMGVSSCLSPGKSILIIENGVYGERISKIADIYQFPKHLLTYGWGEPPRMEDVEQALKQHGEIEVVALVHHETTTGLLNPIQPISQLAREYGKKFLTDCISSLAGDELDFKTCSIDFAIGTANKCIQGLPGVAFVLFRKKDLCRLNYIPDRSLYFNLLKHHGAQEAGDMLFTPAVQIHYALDEALDELMEETVAGRIQRYKQAAGLFRQGFSEMGLEFLIPEESRSNCLTALRLPDGIGYSDLHDRLKSNGFVIYAGQGNLANKIFRIANMGDLKTEDIETCLRILKECCSAKIR; this comes from the coding sequence ATGATTTCTAAACCATATAAAATGAATCCCTTGAAACCACACGTTCTCTTAAACCCCGGCCCGGTCAATGTGACCCCAAGGGTGCGGGATGCCTTGCTGAGGGGCGATCTGTGCCACCGGGAAGTCGAGTTTGCCGATCTCATGGGCTCGATCCGGAAAAAACTGCTGAAAGTTTTTGACATCGAAAACGAATACACTCCCGTCCTCATTTCCGGTTCCGGAACGGCGGCGTTGGAGATGGGCGTGTCCTCCTGCCTGAGTCCGGGAAAATCGATTCTGATTATAGAGAACGGCGTGTATGGAGAGCGCATCTCGAAAATAGCGGATATCTACCAATTCCCAAAACATCTGTTGACCTATGGCTGGGGGGAACCGCCGCGTATGGAGGATGTTGAACAGGCATTGAAGCAACATGGTGAGATTGAAGTGGTCGCTCTGGTGCATCATGAGACCACGACCGGCCTGCTCAACCCGATCCAACCCATCAGTCAACTGGCCCGCGAGTACGGAAAAAAATTCCTGACCGATTGCATCAGCTCTTTAGCGGGGGATGAGTTGGACTTCAAAACCTGCTCGATCGATTTTGCCATTGGAACGGCCAACAAATGCATTCAGGGTCTGCCCGGCGTGGCCTTTGTGTTGTTTCGCAAGAAAGATCTTTGCCGCCTCAATTATATTCCGGACCGGTCGCTCTATTTTAATCTGCTGAAACATCACGGGGCGCAGGAGGCCGGCGATATGTTGTTCACCCCGGCGGTGCAAATCCATTACGCGCTGGATGAAGCGCTCGACGAATTGATGGAGGAAACGGTCGCCGGAAGGATTCAGCGCTACAAACAAGCCGCCGGTTTGTTTCGTCAAGGTTTCTCCGAGATGGGGCTGGAGTTTCTGATTCCTGAGGAGTCGCGGTCCAACTGCCTCACAGCCCTTCGCCTGCCCGATGGCATCGGTTATTCCGATCTGCATGACCGGCTCAAAAGCAATGGATTCGTGATCTATGCCGGACAAGGCAATCTCGCAAACAAAATATTTCGCATCGCCAATATGGGCGACCTCAAAACTGAAGACATCGAAACCTGCCTGCGCATTCTCAAGGAATGTTGCTCCGCTAAAATTCGATGA
- the nuoB_1 gene encoding NADH-quinone oxidoreductase subunit B has translation MGLIDSAVDAFETEVNNIKLNVKDAVESLDYDYAGAVYDSILTTKLGKVVGWAQKNALWPATFGLACCAIEMMAMANSRWDAARFGAEVFRASPRQADLMIVSGRVSQKMAPVLKQIYDQMPEPKWVISMGACASCGGVFNNYSIVQGVDRVVPVDVYVPGCPPGPEALLYGIIKLQEKIMQEAGTDQAKKRMA, from the coding sequence ATGGGATTGATTGATTCTGCGGTCGATGCGTTTGAGACCGAAGTAAACAATATTAAGTTGAATGTTAAAGATGCCGTGGAGTCGCTCGATTATGATTATGCGGGAGCGGTTTACGACAGCATTTTGACCACCAAGCTGGGCAAGGTGGTGGGTTGGGCGCAGAAAAACGCCCTTTGGCCTGCAACGTTTGGCCTAGCCTGTTGCGCCATAGAGATGATGGCCATGGCCAATTCCCGGTGGGACGCGGCCCGGTTCGGAGCGGAAGTGTTTCGCGCGTCACCGAGACAAGCGGATCTGATGATCGTCTCCGGTCGGGTTTCTCAAAAGATGGCTCCTGTTCTCAAGCAGATTTACGACCAGATGCCCGAGCCCAAATGGGTGATCTCGATGGGAGCCTGCGCTTCCTGCGGCGGCGTTTTCAACAATTATTCCATCGTCCAGGGCGTCGATCGCGTGGTCCCGGTGGATGTTTATGTTCCCGGCTGTCCTCCCGGTCCCGAGGCTTTGCTGTACGGCATCATCAAGCTCCAGGAGAAAATCATGCAGGAAGCGGGCACGGATCAAGCGAAAAAGAGGATGGCATGA
- the nuoE gene encoding NADH-quinone oxidoreductase subunit E produces MFEFSKEAEEKIEKILAKYPPEHKRSALLPLLTLTQRQEKYISPDAMREIGRRLDLSPAYVQSVCSFYTMYSFQPVGKYMILFCVNISCQLNGCDALLEHTAKKLNIKVGETTSDKKFTLHREECLAACAGAPMMRINDTFYENLTPKKIDQILDSLD; encoded by the coding sequence ATGTTCGAGTTTTCCAAAGAAGCAGAGGAGAAGATCGAAAAGATACTTGCGAAGTATCCGCCCGAGCACAAGCGGTCTGCGTTGTTGCCGCTGTTGACCCTGACGCAACGGCAGGAAAAATATATCAGCCCGGATGCGATGCGGGAAATCGGCCGCCGGCTGGATCTGTCCCCCGCGTATGTGCAATCGGTCTGTTCTTTTTACACCATGTACTCCTTCCAGCCGGTGGGAAAATACATGATTCTTTTCTGCGTCAATATCAGCTGTCAGTTAAACGGTTGCGACGCACTGCTGGAGCACACGGCTAAAAAGCTGAACATCAAAGTGGGTGAAACCACGTCGGATAAAAAATTCACCCTGCACCGGGAAGAGTGTCTTGCGGCATGTGCCGGCGCGCCGATGATGCGGATCAACGATACGTTTTATGAAAACCTGACCCCGAAAAAAATCGATCAGATCCTGGATTCTCTGGACTA
- the nuoA1_1 gene encoding NADH-quinone oxidoreductase subunit A 1, with the protein MTEYFFIAVFAVVALVVIGALLALSTILGPRNPTPQKLIPYECGIIPREEAKGRFPVRFATIAMLFIIFDIEVVFMYPWAVALDQLQLFGLIEMAVFIAILGVAYIYIWGRGGLEWD; encoded by the coding sequence ATGACGGAATACTTTTTCATTGCTGTATTTGCGGTTGTCGCACTGGTAGTGATCGGAGCCCTTTTGGCGCTGTCTACGATTCTCGGTCCGAGGAACCCAACTCCCCAAAAATTAATTCCTTACGAGTGTGGTATAATTCCGCGCGAAGAAGCGAAAGGCAGGTTCCCTGTCCGTTTTGCAACCATCGCCATGCTCTTTATCATCTTTGATATCGAGGTGGTCTTCATGTACCCCTGGGCGGTGGCCCTCGATCAGCTCCAGCTGTTTGGGTTGATAGAAATGGCGGTTTTCATTGCCATTTTAGGAGTGGCTTACATCTATATCTGGGGTCGAGGAGGTTTGGAATGGGATTGA
- the nuoD2 gene encoding NADH-quinone oxidoreductase subunit D 2, with the protein MSITEQGLLERDKDTMTLNMGPSHPSTHGVFRVILEMDGEMVLSAEPEIGYLHTGIEKTSENKRYVHVIPMTDRLDYLAPPQNNLAFCLTTEKLLQCEIPIRAEYLRVIMCELARIGSHLVWLATHALDIGAMTVFLYCWREREMILDLNEEISGVRMMTSYIRVGGVMKDATPEWLGKVRKFIDYLPAKIDEYERLLTNNPIWLDRTQGVGVMTREEAINWSLSGPALRASGVDFDFRKKRPYSGYENFEFDVPTGKNGDVYDRYLVRVEELRQSRRIVAQALNKFPDGPYKAQDNKVSLPDRDTLHTSMEALIHHFKLVSEGISVPKGETYVPTEGPRGEVGFYIVSDGSNVPYRVKLRAPSFMAIPGMCHMMSGSFIADVVAIIGSIDIVMGEVDR; encoded by the coding sequence ATGAGCATCACCGAACAAGGATTGTTGGAACGCGACAAAGACACGATGACCCTCAATATGGGTCCTTCGCATCCCAGCACGCATGGGGTTTTCCGGGTGATCCTGGAGATGGATGGGGAGATGGTCCTGTCCGCCGAACCTGAAATCGGCTATCTCCACACAGGGATCGAAAAAACCTCGGAAAACAAGCGCTACGTGCACGTCATTCCCATGACCGACAGGCTCGACTACCTGGCGCCGCCCCAGAATAACCTGGCATTTTGCCTGACCACCGAAAAACTTCTGCAATGTGAAATCCCAATACGGGCCGAGTACCTGCGCGTCATCATGTGCGAGTTGGCCCGCATCGGCAGTCATCTGGTGTGGCTGGCCACGCACGCCCTCGATATCGGTGCGATGACCGTGTTTCTTTATTGCTGGCGGGAAAGGGAAATGATCCTCGATCTCAATGAGGAGATCTCCGGGGTCCGCATGATGACCAGCTATATCCGGGTAGGCGGCGTGATGAAAGACGCGACCCCTGAATGGCTGGGTAAAGTACGAAAGTTCATCGACTACCTGCCAGCCAAGATCGATGAGTACGAACGTCTGCTCACCAACAACCCCATCTGGCTCGACCGGACACAAGGCGTCGGCGTGATGACACGCGAAGAGGCCATCAACTGGAGCCTGAGCGGTCCTGCCCTCCGGGCGTCCGGTGTGGATTTTGATTTCCGTAAAAAACGGCCGTACAGCGGTTATGAGAATTTTGAATTCGATGTTCCGACCGGCAAGAATGGAGATGTCTACGACCGTTACCTGGTGCGTGTGGAGGAATTGCGTCAAAGCCGGCGCATCGTGGCGCAGGCCCTGAATAAATTCCCCGACGGTCCTTATAAAGCACAGGACAACAAAGTATCTTTGCCGGATAGAGACACCCTGCACACCAGCATGGAAGCGTTGATCCACCATTTCAAACTGGTGTCAGAAGGCATCAGCGTTCCCAAAGGGGAGACGTATGTTCCGACGGAAGGTCCGCGCGGCGAGGTCGGGTTTTATATCGTCAGCGATGGAAGTAACGTGCCCTATCGGGTGAAATTGCGTGCGCCCTCCTTCATGGCGATCCCTGGTATGTGTCATATGATGTCGGGTTCGTTCATTGCGGATGTGGTGGCGATCATCGGAAGCATCGATATCGTGATGGGAGAGGTGGATCGCTGA
- the nuoC_1 gene encoding NADH-quinone oxidoreductase subunit C, whose translation MTGDEVIEKIKSSVGDDIQKGEVDLGDAVIFVSPENLHKVAQFLKEDSQLNFEYLSDIRGVDYLDQDREPRFEAVYELQSFEHNHAVRIRVGLEEENPSVPTVSDLWKGAMYPERELFDMLGFDVAGHPDLKRLIMPEEWEGHPLRRDYPLTIEDVAFSHNRDYKSELVKSKPPTR comes from the coding sequence ATGACCGGAGACGAGGTCATTGAGAAGATAAAGTCGTCCGTGGGAGACGATATTCAAAAAGGGGAAGTGGACCTCGGTGACGCGGTTATTTTTGTTTCTCCGGAAAACCTGCATAAAGTAGCGCAATTCCTTAAAGAAGATTCCCAGCTTAATTTTGAATATCTATCCGATATCCGCGGGGTGGACTATCTCGATCAGGACCGTGAGCCGCGCTTTGAAGCGGTCTACGAACTGCAGTCGTTTGAGCACAATCATGCCGTTCGCATCCGCGTCGGCCTGGAAGAGGAGAATCCCTCAGTTCCGACGGTGTCGGATTTATGGAAAGGCGCTATGTACCCTGAGCGGGAGTTATTCGATATGTTGGGGTTCGACGTTGCCGGTCATCCCGATCTCAAGCGTTTGATCATGCCGGAGGAATGGGAGGGGCATCCTTTGAGAAGAGATTATCCTTTGACCATTGAAGATGTGGCTTTTTCGCACAATCGCGATTACAAAAGTGAACTGGTGAAATCCAAACCCCCGACCCGGTGA